The segment GATGCCTGGCGGGCGGGTATCATCACGCGCTCTCCGCAGATGGAGCAGATTCTCGAACAGGCTCGCATGGTAGCAGCCTCGGATGTCAGCGTGCTGGTCACTGGCCCGTCCGGTTCCGGCAAGGAGCTGATGGCCAAGGCGATCCACAATGCCAGCCCGCGTGCTTCCAAGCCCTTTGTCGCCATCAACTGTGGCGCGCTACCGGAGCAGCTGCTGGAAAGTGAGCTGTTCGGCCACGCCAAGGGCTCCTTCACTGGTGCGATCAGTGCGCATCAGGGCCTGTTCCAGGCCGCGGATGGCGGCACACTGTTCCTGGATGAAATCGGCGACATGCCGTTGGCATTGCAGGTCAAGTTGCTGCGTGCGCTGCAAGAGCGTCAGATTCGTCCACTGGGATCGACCACCTCGATCGCCATCGACGTGCGCATCATCTCTGCCACGCACCGTAATCTCGACAAGGCGATGCATGACGGCGACTTCCGTGAAGATCTCTACTACCGCCTCAATGTGGTCAATCTCAAGCTGCCGGCCCTGCGTGAGCGGGCCGAGGATGTGCCGCTGCTGGCCAAGTATCTGATCAGTCAGGCTGCTGCGCGCCACAAGCCTTTCGTGAAGGGCTTCTCACCGGAAGCGCTGAATCTGCTGGCCTCCAGTGCCTGGCCGGGCAACGTGCGTCAGCTGGTCAACGTGGTCGAGCAGTGTGTCGCACTGACCAGCTCCTCGATGATTCCTGAAGCCTTGGTCTCTCAGGCACTGGCCGCAGAAGAGAACGCACTGCCGTCCTTCTCCGAGGCGCGTGCCGGCTTTGAGCGCAGCTATCTGATCAAGGTGCTGAAGATAACCGAAGGCAACGTGACGCAGGCCGCCCGAATCGCGGGGCGTAACCGTACCGACTTCTACAAGCTGTTGGGGCGTCATGATCTTGAACCGGGCGTCTTCAAGCCGGGTGCCGAGCAAGGGCCGCCTGATTTCTAGATTCAGCGCGTCCGATGCCACGCGAAGGGCGTTCAGGTTCAGCGCGTCCGATGCCACGCGTAGGGCGTTCAGGTTCAGCGCGTCCGATGCCACGCGAAGGGCGTAAGGCCAAAACCCGAGCTGCTGTTCGCGAGAGCATTCTTTATCGTGTGTGAAGCGCCATGAAAAAGCCCCGCTACCTTCATCAGGTAGCGGGGCTTTTTTCGCTCTCGTT is part of the Cobetia sp. L2A1 genome and harbors:
- the glrR gene encoding two-component system response regulator GlrR, translating into MKYAQAHILLVDDDASLLKLLGMRLESRGFKVTTAGSGREALNRLETARPDLVLSDLRMDEMDGMALFGELQKRQPGMPVILLTAHGSIPDAVSATRQGVFSFLTKPVDKDELFAAIDEALAQAPPVKEGDDAWRAGIITRSPQMEQILEQARMVAASDVSVLVTGPSGSGKELMAKAIHNASPRASKPFVAINCGALPEQLLESELFGHAKGSFTGAISAHQGLFQAADGGTLFLDEIGDMPLALQVKLLRALQERQIRPLGSTTSIAIDVRIISATHRNLDKAMHDGDFREDLYYRLNVVNLKLPALRERAEDVPLLAKYLISQAAARHKPFVKGFSPEALNLLASSAWPGNVRQLVNVVEQCVALTSSSMIPEALVSQALAAEENALPSFSEARAGFERSYLIKVLKITEGNVTQAARIAGRNRTDFYKLLGRHDLEPGVFKPGAEQGPPDF